Proteins encoded together in one Musa acuminata AAA Group cultivar baxijiao chromosome BXJ3-6, Cavendish_Baxijiao_AAA, whole genome shotgun sequence window:
- the LOC135584484 gene encoding WAT1-related protein At5g64700-like isoform X1: MEKTKLCLVVLLIRVIYAGMQIIIKAAFDGGMNTAVFVFYRQLIATLFLVPVALVVERKRAPALSFWLAFKMFMLALVGLAGTLYLYSVALDYTSAALASAAINSIPVTTFILAVIFRTEKVKVKRHSGIAKLCGAGLCIAGALTIAFYRGPRLNHLNRHHVLTGGNQAQVHPHPYSRWVLGTFLMIVSNLTWSLWLVLQEPLLKQYPSELMFTTLQSLFSAIQTFFITLAIERDFSRWKLSLDMGLISVAYCGIVVTGLAFFLQSWTIQRRGPVFLALSAPLTMIIIMMLSPFLPGVFVDLGRYAFVCNCSGNTTHCRPPCNDDDILLQRPWWSSHGWGPLQRPVGKEKGAERGRKPNSERYQSLLGGERNGITKRTSMNMILESLTCIEYVIMYPLPNNIIY, translated from the exons ATGGAGAAGACGAAGCTTTGCCTGGTTGTCCTTCTGATAAGGGTTATATACGCAGGCATGCAGATCATCATCAAGGCGGCTTTCGATGGTGGCATGAACACCGCAGTCTTTGTCTTCTACAGGCAACTAATTGCCACCCTTTTCTTGGTGCCAGTTGCGCTTGTGGTGGAAAG GAAGAGAGCTCCAGCCCTGTCATTCTGGTTGGCCTTCAAGATGTTCATGCTTGCTTTAGTTGG GCTTGCTGGGACTCTATATTTGTACTCCGTCGCTCTGGATTACACTTCAGCAGCGCTGGCATCTGCAGCAATAAATTCCATCCCGGTGACTACCTTCATTTTGGCAGTAATATTTAG GACGGAGAAGGTGAAGGTAAAGAGGCACTCAGGGATCGCGAAGCTCTGCGGAGCAGGACTGTGCATTGCAGGCGCTTTGACCATAGCTTTCTACAGAGGACCTCGTTTGAACCACTTGAATCGCCATCACGTCCTTACGGGTGGGAATCAAGCTCAGGTTCATCCTCATCCCTACAGCAGATGGGTCTTGGGGACCTTCCTCATGATCGTCTCCAACCTGACATGGTCACTGTGGCTCGTCTtacag GAACCATTGCTGAAGCAGTATCCTTCAGAACTCATGTTCACCACTCTGCAAAGCCTCTTCAGCGCCATCCAAACATTCTTCATCACTCTGGCGATCGAAAGGGACTTCTCGCGGTGGAAGCTGAGCCTCGACATGGGACTCATCTCAGTGGCCTACTGC GGCATCGTCGTCACCGGGCTCGCATTCTTCCTGCAGTCATGGACGATACAGAGACGAGGCCCTGTTTTCTTGGCCCTATCAGCTCCACTGACGATGATCATCATCATGATGCTCTCGCCTTTCCTCCCCGGAGTCTTCGTCGATTTGGGGAGGTACGCATTTGTCTGCAACTGCTCTGGCAACACAACTCACTGCCGGCCGCCATGCAATGACGACGACATCTTGTTGCAGCGTCCTTGGTGGAGTTCTCATGGTTGGGGGCCTTTACAGCGTCCTGTGGGGAAAGAGAAGGGAGCAGAAAGAGGAAGAAAACCCAACAGCGAAAGATACCAAAGTTTGCTTGGAGGAGAAAGAAATGGCATCACCAAGAGAACTTCGATGAACATGATTCTGGAATCGTTGACATGCATAGAATATGTGATAATGTACCCCTTGCCAAACAACATAATCTATTAA
- the LOC135584484 gene encoding WAT1-related protein At5g64700-like isoform X2, with amino-acid sequence MEKTKLCLVVLLIRVIYAGMQIIIKAAFDGGMNTAVFVFYRQLIATLFLVPVALVVERKRAPALSFWLAFKMFMLALVGLAGTLYLYSVALDYTSAALASAAINSIPVTTFILAVIFRTEKVKVKRHSGIAKLCGAGLCIAGALTIAFYRGPRLNHLNRHHVLTGGNQAQVHPHPYSRWVLGTFLMIVSNLTWSLWLVLQEPLLKQYPSELMFTTLQSLFSAIQTFFITLAIERDFSRWKLSLDMGLISVAYCGIVVTGLAFFLQSWTIQRRGPVFLALSAPLTMIIIMMLSPFLPGVFVDLGSVLGGVLMVGGLYSVLWGKRREQKEEENPTAKDTKVCLEEKEMASPRELR; translated from the exons ATGGAGAAGACGAAGCTTTGCCTGGTTGTCCTTCTGATAAGGGTTATATACGCAGGCATGCAGATCATCATCAAGGCGGCTTTCGATGGTGGCATGAACACCGCAGTCTTTGTCTTCTACAGGCAACTAATTGCCACCCTTTTCTTGGTGCCAGTTGCGCTTGTGGTGGAAAG GAAGAGAGCTCCAGCCCTGTCATTCTGGTTGGCCTTCAAGATGTTCATGCTTGCTTTAGTTGG GCTTGCTGGGACTCTATATTTGTACTCCGTCGCTCTGGATTACACTTCAGCAGCGCTGGCATCTGCAGCAATAAATTCCATCCCGGTGACTACCTTCATTTTGGCAGTAATATTTAG GACGGAGAAGGTGAAGGTAAAGAGGCACTCAGGGATCGCGAAGCTCTGCGGAGCAGGACTGTGCATTGCAGGCGCTTTGACCATAGCTTTCTACAGAGGACCTCGTTTGAACCACTTGAATCGCCATCACGTCCTTACGGGTGGGAATCAAGCTCAGGTTCATCCTCATCCCTACAGCAGATGGGTCTTGGGGACCTTCCTCATGATCGTCTCCAACCTGACATGGTCACTGTGGCTCGTCTtacag GAACCATTGCTGAAGCAGTATCCTTCAGAACTCATGTTCACCACTCTGCAAAGCCTCTTCAGCGCCATCCAAACATTCTTCATCACTCTGGCGATCGAAAGGGACTTCTCGCGGTGGAAGCTGAGCCTCGACATGGGACTCATCTCAGTGGCCTACTGC GGCATCGTCGTCACCGGGCTCGCATTCTTCCTGCAGTCATGGACGATACAGAGACGAGGCCCTGTTTTCTTGGCCCTATCAGCTCCACTGACGATGATCATCATCATGATGCTCTCGCCTTTCCTCCCCGGAGTCTTCGTCGATTTGGGGAG CGTCCTTGGTGGAGTTCTCATGGTTGGGGGCCTTTACAGCGTCCTGTGGGGAAAGAGAAGGGAGCAGAAAGAGGAAGAAAACCCAACAGCGAAAGATACCAAAGTTTGCTTGGAGGAGAAAGAAATGGCATCACCAAGAGAACTTCGATGA
- the LOC103988517 gene encoding protein BYPASS1-LIKE has translation MPTMDYQGSSLPFASIGRSILSIRRDQVHTVHAGRHHDPAALDLDLEALQKRVADLFLDLSSSDDDLLSLAWVRKLLDGFLVCQEEFRGILFGCSQGRRVNLSRPPLDRLLSDYFDRAVKALDVCNAVRDGIDQLRRWRRHLEIALAALSGGGRTLGEGQLRRARKALTELAILMIDEKEAGGGSVLTLRNRSFGRAGKEPPHHRRAGSGGAAVSSSGHHRSLSWSVSRSWSAARQLQAIGNNLTPPRGNEVTATNGLAVPVFTMSSVLFFVMWALVAAIPCQDRGLQTHFWVPRNFSWAASITSLHDRIFEESKRKERKSSCGMLKEIHHMEKCIRHLTELLDPVDFPWTEGKETELRQGVEELAEVCNTMKDGLEQLERQVREVFLRTVRSRTEGLDCLSKSHHPE, from the coding sequence ATGCCGACGATGGACTACCAGGGTTCGTCCCTCCCCTTTGCCTCCATCGGGCGTTCCATCCTCAGCATCCGCCGCGACCAGGTGCACACCGTTCACGCCGGCCGACACCATGACCCCGCCGCCCTCGACCTCGATCTCGAGGCCCTCCAGAAGCGCGTCGCCGACCTCTTCCTTGACCTCTCTTCCTCTGACGACGATCTGCTCTCCCTCGCCTGGGTCCGCAAGCTGCTCGACGGCTTCCTCGTCTGCCAGGAGGAGTTTCGCGGGATCCTCTTCGGCTGCAGCCAGGGCCGGCGGGTGAACCTCTCCCGGCCCCCCCTTGACCGCCTCCTCTCCGACTACTTTGACCGCGCCGTCAAGGCCCTCGACGTCTGCAATGCCGTCCGCGACGGCATCGACCAGCTCCGTCGGTGGCGCCGGCACCTCGAGATCGCCCTCGCCGCTCTCAGCGGCGGCGGCCGGACCCTCGGCGAGGGCCAGCTCCGCCGCGCCCGCAAGGCCCTCACCGAACTCGCCATCCTCATGATCGACGAGAAGGAGGCCGGCGGCGGGTCCGTCCTGACCCTCCGCAATCGCTCCTTCGGCCGCGCCGGCAAGGAGCCGCCCCACCACCGCCGAGCCGGCAGCGGTGGGGCCGCCGTATCCTCCTCGGGGCACCACCGTTCCCTCTCTTGGAGCGTCTCCCGGTCGTGGTCCGCCGCGCGGCAGCTCCAAGCGATCGGAAACAATCTCACCCCTCCTAGGGGCAACGAGGTTACCGCCACCAACGGCCTCGCCGTCCCCGTCTTCACCATGAGCTCTGTGCTCTTCTTCGTGATGTGGGCGCTCGTGGCGGCGATCCCGTGTCAGGACCGCGGCCTCCAGACCCACTTCTGGGTTCCCCGGAACTTCTCCTGGGCCGCCTCCATCACGTCGCTTCACGACCGAATCTTCGAGGAATCaaaaaggaaggagaggaagagctcATGCGGGATGCTAAAGGAGATCCACCATATGGAGAAGTGCATCCGCCACCTGACAGAGTTGCTGGACCCGGTTGACTTCCCATGGACGGAGGGGAAGGAGACGGAGCTGAGGCAGGGGGTGGAAGAGCTAGCGGAGGTCTGCAACACCATGAAAGACGGCTTAGAACAACTGGAGCGCCAGGTGCGGGAGGTCTTCCTTAGGACGGTGAGGAGCCGAACGGAAGGCCTCGACTGCCTCAGCAAATCCCACCATCCCGAGTGA